A window from bacterium encodes these proteins:
- the trmB gene encoding tRNA (guanosine(46)-N7)-methyltransferase TrmB, translated as MLYCNESAFVGLIEIFRLCFRFAMILPHEIAGAAVTPSGWVISSTEALGGQGWQAIFGNDHPLKVDVGCGYGHFLTAMAQAEPHSNFIGIDLYAKGIARAQQKSERLQLANVRLLAMPAQAAFETAFASGQLATLYINFPDPWPKRRHARRRLVQPALVALMHDRLQAKGVVIVATDVAGYAREMLQHFLAHGGFESCEAAGIVSELPDRVPTLYETKFRRQGLPLFYFKLRKISLSSSPAGGESDHEAAGQGSSFLAF; from the coding sequence TTGCTTTACTGCAACGAGTCGGCTTTTGTTGGACTCATCGAAATCTTTCGGCTGTGTTTTCGGTTTGCCATGATTCTCCCGCACGAAATTGCAGGCGCCGCGGTCACGCCGTCCGGCTGGGTGATCTCATCGACGGAAGCGTTGGGTGGCCAGGGTTGGCAGGCGATCTTCGGCAATGACCATCCGCTCAAAGTGGATGTTGGCTGCGGCTATGGCCATTTTCTCACAGCCATGGCGCAGGCCGAGCCGCACTCGAACTTCATCGGCATTGATCTCTATGCGAAGGGGATTGCCCGCGCGCAGCAGAAGAGCGAACGTCTGCAATTGGCCAATGTGCGATTGCTGGCCATGCCGGCACAGGCAGCGTTCGAAACGGCTTTCGCCAGCGGGCAACTGGCGACCCTCTACATCAACTTCCCGGATCCCTGGCCCAAGCGTCGCCATGCACGGCGGCGGCTGGTGCAGCCGGCGCTGGTCGCGCTGATGCATGATCGCCTGCAAGCGAAGGGAGTGGTGATCGTGGCCACTGATGTTGCCGGCTATGCTCGGGAAATGCTGCAGCATTTTCTGGCGCATGGTGGCTTTGAAAGCTGCGAGGCCGCGGGAATCGTCTCTGAGTTGCCGGATCGCGTTCCGACGCTTTACGAGACAAAGTTCCGGCGCCAGGGCCTTCCGCTGTTCTACTTCAAACTACGCAAAATCTCGTTGTCGTCTTCGCCAGCGGGCGGGGAGTCTGATCATGAAGCTGCCGGCCAGGGATCATCATTTCTTGCTTTTTGA
- a CDS encoding DUF393 domain-containing protein, with protein MKLPARDHHFLLFDGDCGLCNFSAAQAMRMEVRRRWRIIPFQDLSDAELQALGVTRTQCARRLHAVSRSGRAYRGAFAVNFFLWQHPLWRLLVVLCYAVPLLLVLEIIAYAVIARYRHRLSRWLGLAACRAPAAREQTAPPACRQP; from the coding sequence ATGAAGCTGCCGGCCAGGGATCATCATTTCTTGCTTTTTGACGGCGATTGCGGCCTCTGCAATTTCAGCGCAGCGCAGGCAATGCGGATGGAGGTTCGCCGGCGCTGGCGTATCATCCCGTTTCAAGATCTTTCCGATGCGGAGCTGCAGGCGCTCGGCGTCACGCGAACGCAATGCGCCCGCCGGCTGCACGCGGTTTCCCGCAGTGGACGCGCTTATCGCGGCGCGTTTGCGGTCAACTTTTTTCTCTGGCAACATCCGCTGTGGCGGCTGCTCGTGGTGTTGTGTTATGCCGTGCCGCTGCTGTTGGTGCTCGAGATCATTGCCTATGCCGTGATTGCGCGGTACCGGCACCGGCTGTCGCGTTGGCTCGGCCTGGCCGCCTGCCGTGCGCCGGCGGCGCGCGAACAGACTGCGCCACCGGCGTGCCGCCAGCCTTGA
- a CDS encoding aldehyde dehydrogenase family protein — protein MLKPNYPYYLANQPVQPNADLEVTDKYSGAVVTRVALADEKAIDQAIASAVAATEAMAALPAYKRQGVLQHCVRRFSERAEELALSLCLEAGKPIRDSRGEVSRLIDTFRIAAEESVRLTGEVLPLDISPRAQNYAGMWKRVPIGPCSFISPFNFPLNLAAHKVAPALAVGCPFVLKPASLTPIGALIIGEVLAETDLPPGAFSILPCPRAGARLFAEDERLKLLSFTGSPEVGWELKRRAGKKKVVLELGGNAAVIIDADADLADAVKRVIFGAFYQSGQSCIGVQRIIIHERVYADFREQLVAATQALKMGDPKEEDTFIGPMISAQEAARLESWINAAVKRGARLLCGGRRDGAMLEATLLENVPKDEKICSLEAFGPVAVLSSFRDFEQALNEVNDSSFGLQAGIFTRDIYKAYQAWDKLEVGGVLIGEVPSWRVDHMPYGGVKESGIGREGIRFAMEDMTEIRMMILRKP, from the coding sequence ATGCTCAAGCCCAACTATCCCTACTATCTCGCCAACCAGCCGGTGCAGCCCAATGCCGATTTGGAGGTAACCGACAAGTACAGCGGCGCAGTCGTCACGCGCGTTGCCCTGGCCGATGAAAAGGCGATTGATCAGGCGATCGCCTCGGCGGTGGCGGCCACCGAAGCCATGGCCGCGTTGCCGGCGTACAAGCGCCAGGGGGTGTTGCAACATTGCGTGCGACGATTCAGCGAGCGCGCCGAGGAACTCGCGCTGAGCTTGTGCCTGGAGGCCGGCAAGCCGATTCGTGACAGCCGCGGCGAGGTGAGCCGCTTGATCGATACCTTTCGCATTGCCGCGGAAGAATCCGTGCGTCTGACCGGGGAAGTGTTGCCGCTGGATATTTCGCCGCGCGCACAGAATTATGCGGGCATGTGGAAGCGCGTACCCATCGGTCCGTGCTCGTTCATCTCGCCGTTCAATTTTCCGCTGAATTTGGCGGCGCACAAAGTGGCGCCCGCGCTGGCAGTGGGTTGCCCGTTTGTGTTGAAGCCGGCCAGCCTGACGCCGATCGGCGCCCTGATCATCGGCGAAGTGCTGGCAGAAACCGATTTGCCGCCGGGCGCATTCTCGATTCTGCCCTGCCCGCGCGCCGGCGCGCGTCTCTTCGCCGAGGATGAACGTTTGAAGCTGTTGAGTTTCACCGGATCGCCGGAGGTGGGATGGGAGCTGAAGCGGCGCGCCGGCAAGAAGAAAGTCGTGCTCGAGCTGGGCGGCAATGCCGCGGTCATCATCGATGCCGATGCGGATCTCGCCGATGCGGTGAAGCGCGTGATCTTCGGCGCCTTTTATCAATCCGGCCAGAGTTGCATCGGCGTGCAGCGCATCATCATTCACGAGCGCGTTTACGCAGACTTTCGCGAGCAACTGGTAGCGGCGACCCAGGCGCTGAAGATGGGTGATCCCAAAGAGGAGGACACCTTCATCGGGCCGATGATTTCCGCGCAGGAAGCGGCGCGGCTGGAAAGCTGGATCAATGCCGCCGTGAAGCGCGGCGCGCGTTTGCTGTGCGGCGGCCGGCGCGACGGCGCCATGCTGGAAGCAACTTTGCTGGAGAACGTGCCGAAAGACGAAAAGATCTGCAGCCTCGAAGCTTTTGGGCCCGTGGCCGTGCTTTCTTCGTTCCGAGATTTTGAACAAGCCCTGAACGAAGTGAACGACAGCAGTTTTGGCTTGCAGGCCGGCATTTTCACGCGGGACATTTACAAGGCTTATCAAGCGTGGGACAAGCTGGAAGTCGGCGGCGTGTTGATCGGCGAGGTGCCCTCGTGGCGGGTGGATCACATGCCCTACGGCGGCGTCAAGGAAAGCGGAATTGGTCGTGAAGGCATTCGCTTCGCGATGGAAGACATGACGGAAATTCGCATGATGATTCTGCGCAAACCTTGA
- the coaE gene encoding dephospho-CoA kinase (Dephospho-CoA kinase (CoaE) performs the final step in coenzyme A biosynthesis.) — MLVVGLTGGIGCGKSEVRSRLVAAGLEAIDADTLARELTDTSEGIIKAIKTEFGEDMYGGDGRLRRKALAAIVFNDRKKLEILNGIVHPRVISAVERMIGRWEAAGKSMAIIEAALHYEVKWNEAMDVMVVVYASLENRINWVRQRDGIDEAAVRRRMANQLPLEEKVKQADYVVENTGDLNQLDRAVEQLVAWLRARAARQ; from the coding sequence ATGCTCGTGGTCGGATTGACCGGCGGCATAGGCTGCGGCAAATCAGAAGTGCGGAGCCGGTTGGTGGCCGCCGGTTTGGAGGCCATCGATGCCGACACCCTGGCGCGGGAATTGACCGACACCAGCGAGGGCATCATCAAGGCCATCAAAACGGAATTCGGGGAGGACATGTACGGCGGGGACGGCCGGCTGCGGCGCAAGGCGCTGGCCGCGATCGTATTCAACGATCGCAAGAAACTCGAAATCCTCAACGGCATCGTGCATCCGCGCGTCATCAGCGCAGTGGAGCGCATGATCGGCAGGTGGGAGGCGGCGGGCAAGAGCATGGCCATCATCGAGGCGGCGCTGCACTACGAAGTCAAATGGAACGAAGCCATGGACGTCATGGTGGTGGTCTATGCCTCGCTGGAAAACCGCATCAACTGGGTCAGGCAGCGCGACGGCATCGACGAAGCGGCGGTGCGGCGCCGCATGGCCAACCAACTGCCGCTCGAGGAGAAAGTAAAGCAGGCCGATTACGTCGTCGAAAACACCGGCGATCTCAATCAACTCGATCGTGCGGTGGAACAGTTGGTGGCGTGGCTGCGCGCGCGCGCCGCGCGGCAATAG